GTTTGGCCAAAACTTTCTAGTAGATAAAAACATATTAGATAAAATTATAAATGCAACGGAAGTAGATAGTGATTCTGTTGTTTTAGAGATCGGACCAGGTATTGGTACTTTAGCAGTTGAATTGGCTAAAAGAGGGGCTATAGTATATGCTATAGAAATAGATTCAACTTTAATTCCAATCTTAGAGAAAAATTTTGAATTATATCCTAATATAAAGTTAATCCATAAAGATGCATTAAAGGTGGATTATAAGGAGATTTTAGCCCCGTATATTGGTACTAAAAAGATAAAAGTTGCAGCAAATTTACCTTATTATATAACTACACCTTTAATTTTTAAAATTTTAGAAACCGATATTCCATGGGAAAGTATTACTTTAATGATGCAATTAGAAGTTGCTCAAAGGATTTGTGCTAAACCTGGTGGAAAAGATTATGGGTCATTAACAGTTGCAGTTAATTATTATGGAAAGCCTACTCTTATTACAAAAGTTCCTTCTCAAGCCTTCTATCCTCCTCCAAAAGTTGATTCTGCAGTATTAAACATTAAATTGAATACTGAAAAAATTTTTGTAAAAGATCAACAGCTATTTTTTAAAGTAATAAAAACTGCTTTTAACCAAAGGAGAAAGACTTTGTTAAATAATTTGTTAACATTAGGTGAATTAAGCAAGGAGGAATTAAACAAATTATTAGAAGAAATAAATATAGAAGGGACAAGGAGGGCAGAGACTTTAACAATTGAAGAATTTGCCCTA
This window of the Anaerobranca gottschalkii DSM 13577 genome carries:
- the rsmA gene encoding 16S rRNA (adenine(1518)-N(6)/adenine(1519)-N(6))-dimethyltransferase RsmA; the encoded protein is MDKLYSVSKIKEIINDNSFNFKKKFGQNFLVDKNILDKIINATEVDSDSVVLEIGPGIGTLAVELAKRGAIVYAIEIDSTLIPILEKNFELYPNIKLIHKDALKVDYKEILAPYIGTKKIKVAANLPYYITTPLIFKILETDIPWESITLMMQLEVAQRICAKPGGKDYGSLTVAVNYYGKPTLITKVPSQAFYPPPKVDSAVLNIKLNTEKIFVKDQQLFFKVIKTAFNQRRKTLLNNLLTLGELSKEELNKLLEEINIEGTRRAETLTIEEFALLTNTIYNISKPHL